The following coding sequences are from one Hydra vulgaris chromosome 04, alternate assembly HydraT2T_AEP window:
- the LOC136079719 gene encoding uncharacterized protein LOC136079719 isoform X3 has translation MEYETSNRRDFKGLHGDPAIMSKLPAIMSLNFFSDINTGKTEYYNEFGWKEINKEDNHYTHLVTTEKNRKNKPHPQESFMIWKYIKSLPEDKQIINCNKKQHEAAKSTYQADYYLNRKKEKHQTVVFDENEKFFPEKINSAKWANYQTILNGPRSRYGCYHKNSIAANGIVPAATLCLPIMKTRYISSYADMFSKNIESIPSNVYPKLINSFTQMSIKDRKLLKYL, from the exons ATGGAATACGAAACATCAAACAGAAGAGATTTTAAAGGTCTTCATGGAGATCCAGCCATTATGTCAAAGCTTCCAGCCATtatgtctttaaattttttttcag ATATAAATACTGGAAAGACGGAATACTACAATGAATTTGGCTGGaaagaaataaacaaagaaGACAATCATTACACTCATTTGGTTACAACagaaaaaaatcgaaaaaa taaacCTCATCCTCAAGAATCTTTTATGATCTGGAAGTATATTAAAAGTTTACCGGAAgacaaacaaattataaattgcaataaaaaacaacacGAAGCTGCAAAATCAACTTACcag gCTGACTATTATTTAAatcgaaaaaaagaaaagcatcaaacagtggtttttgatgaaaatgaaaaGTTCTTTCCAGAAAAAATAAACTCAGCTAAATGGGCAAACTACCAAACAATTCTGAATGGTCCTCGATCAAGATACGGATGTTATCACAAGAACTCCATTGCTGCAAATGGCATAG tacccGCCGCTACCTTATGTTTGCCTATAATGAAGACAAGATACATTTCATCGTATGCtgatatgttttcaaaaaacatagaaaGTATCCCTTCAAATGTTTATCCTAAACTAATCAACAGTTTTACACAAATGAGCATTAAAGAtagaaaattattgaaatatttgtaa